The genomic segment TTTGCTTTCGTTTTTTTCTAAAAGCGCAAAATGAAGAATCTTCTTTGTCTTAAATACACAAAGTTGCAAAACTGTTGTATGAGAACTAAAATTTTACAGATAAACTTGCCACTATACTAAAAGGTGCACCTACTTGATATGTAGTTTGGCTATACATTGAAAAGTTTGAATCTGGTGCATTTATTGCACTTATGTAACGCCTATTTAGTAAATTTGTAAAATCTAGACTAAATAAAATTTCTTTTAATTTCCATAGATTTTTTTGCTCATAATTTATATTAAGGTTTGCAAGAAATACTGATGGTACTTCTTGTGTATGCATCAGATCGCCATAACGTTTTGACATATAACTAAAATACGGCGTAAAAGAAAAATGATCAAATTTGTATGTAAAACCTGCTTTGAGAATATTTTTGGGCACGTTTATTATTTGTTTTCCTTTTACATCATAATAGTTATTCATAAAAGAAACATTTTGCGTATAATAAAACCTATTGTAGCTATAATCTGCAAAAATAAGTAAATCTTTAAACGGAGTATATCCTGCTGCCAATTCAAAACCATATGATTTTGCTTTTGCAGTGTTGGCTGGCATTTCTGCTATTGTATTGTTGTTAACTTTTATTGGTGCATATGTGCCAATGTTTTTTACATCACTGTAAAATACTGTTGGATAGAAATAAACATTATTATTGTTGTATCTTAAACCTATATCAAAATTATCTGCCGTTGTCATTTTGAAGTATTTATCCCATAAGGACTGCAAAGTAATACCTTTTTTCTCAAAAACTGATTTGTTTTGAGCAAAAGAAGGCCACAAGTTAAAGTTTGGTGCTTGAAAACTTTTGCCATAGTTTGCATATAAATTGATATAATCGTTTAGTTGATAATTTATGCCAATGTATGGCAGATACTGTCTAAAAAGTTTAGTATTGGCCGTTTCTAATTGGTCTTTTTTGGCAAGGGTTATTGCCTGGTTGGCATCTTGAGTAGTTATGCCGTAAGTATTATAGCCATTGATTTGAGCAGTTTTGTACATTAGATATTTTAAGCCGGCATCAACCTTAATTTTTTTTGTTTTTGCTTCTATGTTTATAAAAGGTGAATTTATAGTATGATAGCTGTGATCTGCAAGTATGCCCCATTGTTTAAATACAAGTGTATTATTTTTTGGGATGAAGTTTTCTATTGCATAGGGAGGTCCTGGCATTTGTTGCCTGTGAAACCAATATCCTGCACTTATTTTATAATTTTTTGTTATATCCCAATCAAAACTTGAAACTATTCCAAAAATATTACTATTGTATAAAAATTTTTGCACAAATTGAGAATTATTTGAAGTATAGTAATTATGACCTCTAACTGACCAATAGTAAGGTTTTAAGACAAGCTTTGATGTGTTTGAAGTATTGATAGTAAAACTTGGTAAAACAAAGTAATCTCGTGTATTTACATAATTATAATTGTAGTATAAGGGACTGTTTGGGTTATTGTTGTAATCTAAAGCATAATTCTTATTTATATTTGAGGCTTGAGAATAGTTTAAACCTAAGTATGTGTTGTGAAAATCACTATTGTAACCTAAATAGATTTCAAAATTTAGCAAATTGCCAAAATTTTTTGTTAAACCAAACATTACATTTTTGCGTACAAAGTTTCCATCGCCTTTCCACTTGTTTGCATAAGCCAAAGATGATGAAATAAAAGTTCTAAATCCATTTATATTGCCTGAGTCTAATCTTACAAAACTTTTAGAATAATCATAACTACCAAAACTTTGATTTATTATAGCACCAAGTTTATCCGATGGTTTCTTAATAGTTAAATCAATGATGCCAGGAAAATCACCAAATGAATTGAATCCAATATTGGGCTTTATGGCTCCATCATAAACTGAAATATCTTGAATATTTTCTAAATCAAACACATTTGAAGTGAGATTCCCTGTTGGACCATTTGGTGTTGGAACACCATTAATGTTTATTATACCAGCTTTTGTACTATCAATACCCCTTAGTCTTAATGTTTCATCATTTCCGTATGTATCTGGACCTTGAGTGTTTACCGATGGAATTATACTTATTGCATTAAATACAGAATTATTTGAGCCAGAAAATGTCTTTATTGCTTTTGTATCTAAATTGTATTGGGTTGTAGTTTGTGTATCAAGAATTTTTGTATAATCGTTAACCATGGATTTTTTTGAAGCCTCAACAGTAATACCACTTAATTCTAAGGCGTAGGATTTTTGTGCAATTAAACAACAAAAAAGCCCAACAGCAATTAATTTTTTTTTCATATTTTCCTCCTTTGGTTTCGTAAAAAAAATTTTATGCTTATAAATTTTTGCAAAAATTATCCCCCTTTAAAATTTTAAAGATAGTGTAGTGTAAAAAGATCTTGGTGGCGTTGCATAACCGTAACCCCATGAAGCATAATAAAACCTGTTAAATATATTTTGAGCGTAAAGGCCAATTTTTGCGTTATTGTTTATTTTGTAAGATAGATTGGCATTAAATACTGTGTATCTTCCAATTTGATGACCAGAATTATCATACATAGTGCTAATGTATTGGCCATTAAGTTGAGCATAGATCCTGTCATAATTAAATGAAAGTGCACCTGATGTGCTATTGTATGGAATGTTGCTTGTCTGACCAAATGGACCATCTGATTGAGTATATGTATCAGAAAGCGATAATTCTAAGTATTTAATGGGTTTGTAAGTTAGAGTTGATTCTACGCCTTTTGATATGGTTTTACTTATGTTTATTGGTATAAAATACTGAGATCTTCCAATTAAAGAAGCATATTTTATATCAATTAGGTTATCAATTTTTGACCAGAAAAATGAGCTTGATATCTGAAGTTTATCGCCGAAATTTTGAATAAAGCCTATATCAAATGTTTTGGATTTTTCTGGCTGAAGGTTTGGGTTTCCTTTTAAGTAACCAAATCTAAATGGTGCTCCATTAGCATATAAGTCAAACATGCTTGGCGCAACAAAACCAGTACCCCAGTTTGCTTTAAATATTGTATTTGATGGTTCAAAGTAGTAGTTTGCCCCAAGCTTATAAGTAAAGGTGTTACCAAATGTTTGATAGTAGTCTTCTCTAGCACTTGCCTGCAAATTTAGATTCTGTATGGTTTGTAAAACCTCTAAAAAGGTACCTGCATGTTCTCTTGATACATTAATTTGTGGTGTGTAATCGTATATCGCCCTATCTTTGCCATAGTCTACACCAAGGACGATTTTTGTTGTGGGCGCTACATTGTAACTAAAATTGAGACTTGCACCATAAGTGCGGCCTTTCCACGGTGCGCTTGATGGCGAATACATATAACTATTATTCTGCATATAATGAGTTTCAAAGCGAAGAGCTGCTTTTTCAAATTTTTTGTCAACGTTTAGTTTTGTAAAATAATAATCAACTTCGTGCCTTGATGATTGAGCTAATGGTGTGAGATTTGAAGGTGCGGAGTTATTGGGACAAACAGGATTGTCTTTGGAATATTTGCAAATATCAGTATAATTTGTGCTTTTATATGAGTCTGTTATGAGATTTGCGCTGAGACCATCGCCAAAATCGTAACCTAAATTACTATAAAATGAGTATTTGTGATAGCCATCTCTTTTACCGCCTTGTGAATATGTGTGTGTTTTATAATTATACGAGTAAGTTTGTGGTATTCCTGTTGTATCATATGCAGAACCTGCTACATAAAAATTGAACTTTTTAATCTCGCCAGAGAGTGCCAAATATTCTTTAGTTGTACCAAAAGAACCGTATGTTTGATTGTAGTCAATATGCGGTTTACCTTTGCCTTTTTGTGTTATAATGTTTATAACACCGCTTGCTGCATTTGCACCCCAAAGACCACTTTGGGCACCTTGAAGTATTTCTATTCTATCAATATTATCTGGCATAATTGGCCCAAGATTGAAATGTGGAAATGGATAATAGGGACTCATGATACTAACTCCATCCATCATAACTTTTGGGCTTACCGGAATTCCTCTTATAAAAGCCATCGTTTCACCACCAATACCACCACCTTGTTCTACTGATACACCTGGTAATTGATTAAGCATATAACTTAAAAAGAGATTACCATTATCTTCCATTTTTTGTTTAGTTAAAACCTGGATATAAGTAGGGGAATCTTCTATTTTTTCATTTACTTTCGATGCGCTTACTACAATTGTATCTAAATTTACTGCAAGGGCATTTTGAAATAAAGCAAGACAAAATACTGATGTTAAAATAAATTTTAACTTTAACTTCATAGACTCCTCCTAAAAACCAAAAGAATTTAATATTTGTTTTGATCGTTTTGAATTTATTAAAAAATCAAAAAACTCCTGTGCCTTTTTGTTGTCCGGCGATAGTAAGGCGCATTTTTGAATAACTGGAAAATAGCCATTTTCTAATATTTTAAAGTTGTTATCTTTTAGTACGCTTTTTACAAAAGAAACAGGCAAAAAAGCAACCTGGGCAATGCGCTCTAATACAAGTCTTGATACTTCAAATGGGCTTTTACCAAACATGAGGTTGTTTTTTACTAAATCCATTAGTT from the Desulfurella sp. genome contains:
- a CDS encoding TonB-dependent receptor, which gives rise to MKKKLIAVGLFCCLIAQKSYALELSGITVEASKKSMVNDYTKILDTQTTTQYNLDTKAIKTFSGSNNSVFNAISIIPSVNTQGPDTYGNDETLRLRGIDSTKAGIININGVPTPNGPTGNLTSNVFDLENIQDISVYDGAIKPNIGFNSFGDFPGIIDLTIKKPSDKLGAIINQSFGSYDYSKSFVRLDSGNINGFRTFISSSLAYANKWKGDGNFVRKNVMFGLTKNFGNLLNFEIYLGYNSDFHNTYLGLNYSQASNINKNYALDYNNNPNSPLYYNYNYVNTRDYFVLPSFTINTSNTSKLVLKPYYWSVRGHNYYTSNNSQFVQKFLYNSNIFGIVSSFDWDITKNYKISAGYWFHRQQMPGPPYAIENFIPKNNTLVFKQWGILADHSYHTINSPFINIEAKTKKIKVDAGLKYLMYKTAQINGYNTYGITTQDANQAITLAKKDQLETANTKLFRQYLPYIGINYQLNDYINLYANYGKSFQAPNFNLWPSFAQNKSVFEKKGITLQSLWDKYFKMTTADNFDIGLRYNNNNVYFYPTVFYSDVKNIGTYAPIKVNNNTIAEMPANTAKAKSYGFELAAGYTPFKDLLIFADYSYNRFYYTQNVSFMNNYYDVKGKQIINVPKNILKAGFTYKFDHFSFTPYFSYMSKRYGDLMHTQEVPSVFLANLNINYEQKNLWKLKEILFSLDFTNLLNRRYISAINAPDSNFSMYSQTTYQVGAPFSIVASLSVKF
- a CDS encoding TonB-dependent receptor, producing the protein MKLKLKFILTSVFCLALFQNALAVNLDTIVVSASKVNEKIEDSPTYIQVLTKQKMEDNGNLFLSYMLNQLPGVSVEQGGGIGGETMAFIRGIPVSPKVMMDGVSIMSPYYPFPHFNLGPIMPDNIDRIEILQGAQSGLWGANAASGVINIITQKGKGKPHIDYNQTYGSFGTTKEYLALSGEIKKFNFYVAGSAYDTTGIPQTYSYNYKTHTYSQGGKRDGYHKYSFYSNLGYDFGDGLSANLITDSYKSTNYTDICKYSKDNPVCPNNSAPSNLTPLAQSSRHEVDYYFTKLNVDKKFEKAALRFETHYMQNNSYMYSPSSAPWKGRTYGASLNFSYNVAPTTKIVLGVDYGKDRAIYDYTPQINVSREHAGTFLEVLQTIQNLNLQASAREDYYQTFGNTFTYKLGANYYFEPSNTIFKANWGTGFVAPSMFDLYANGAPFRFGYLKGNPNLQPEKSKTFDIGFIQNFGDKLQISSSFFWSKIDNLIDIKYASLIGRSQYFIPINISKTISKGVESTLTYKPIKYLELSLSDTYTQSDGPFGQTSNIPYNSTSGALSFNYDRIYAQLNGQYISTMYDNSGHQIGRYTVFNANLSYKINNNAKIGLYAQNIFNRFYYASWGYGYATPPRSFYTTLSLKF